One Chryseobacterium indoltheticum DNA segment encodes these proteins:
- a CDS encoding glucose-1-phosphate adenylyltransferase — MKHNVISIVLGGGRGTRLFPLTYTRSKPAVPIAGKYRLVDIPISNCLNSGLNKILVLTQFNSASLNSHIKNSYHFDIFSQGFVDILAAEQNVDSDSWFQGTADAVRQSMKHLEKYDYEYILILSGDQLYQMDFNEMLDFHIDNGGDVTIATIPVNAKDATGFGILKSDDEGNITSFVEKPGFDELDGLQSEVSDENKVKGKEFLASMGIYIFSKSILKKMFEDGAGDDFGKDIIPNSIGKYTTLSYQYEGYWTDIGTIESFYEANLDLCHDFPQFNLFSSAPIFTRARMLPPSKVNGSYVSKAVFGDGCIIMADKIENSVIGNRTRVDKGSTIVNSYIMGADFYQNTLEIVDNDRKGLPNMGIGKYCYIEKAILDKNCYIGDNVRIIGGKHLQDGDYGTHSVQDGIVVVKKGAMLPPGTHIG; from the coding sequence ATGAAACACAACGTCATTTCCATTGTGTTGGGAGGAGGTAGAGGAACAAGGCTTTTTCCGTTAACGTATACAAGATCAAAACCTGCTGTTCCTATTGCCGGAAAATACAGATTGGTAGATATTCCGATTTCAAATTGTCTTAATTCAGGGCTTAATAAGATATTGGTTTTAACCCAGTTTAATTCGGCTTCCCTCAATTCGCACATCAAAAATTCTTACCACTTTGATATTTTTAGTCAGGGTTTTGTAGATATTTTGGCGGCTGAGCAGAATGTTGACAGCGACAGTTGGTTTCAGGGTACTGCAGATGCGGTTCGCCAATCGATGAAGCATCTTGAGAAGTACGATTATGAGTATATTCTTATTCTTTCCGGAGATCAGTTGTATCAGATGGATTTTAATGAAATGCTCGATTTTCATATTGATAATGGTGGTGATGTTACAATTGCAACCATTCCCGTTAATGCAAAAGATGCAACGGGTTTCGGAATTTTAAAATCTGATGATGAAGGGAATATTACTTCATTTGTTGAGAAGCCGGGCTTTGATGAGCTTGACGGTCTGCAATCTGAAGTTTCAGATGAAAACAAAGTGAAAGGAAAAGAATTCTTAGCATCGATGGGAATTTATATTTTCTCTAAAAGTATCCTTAAAAAAATGTTTGAAGATGGTGCGGGAGACGATTTCGGAAAAGATATTATCCCAAATTCTATCGGAAAATATACAACACTTAGTTACCAATACGAAGGATATTGGACAGATATAGGAACAATTGAATCTTTCTACGAAGCCAACTTAGACCTTTGCCACGATTTCCCGCAGTTTAATCTGTTTTCTTCAGCACCTATTTTTACGCGTGCTAGAATGCTTCCACCTTCGAAAGTTAATGGCTCTTATGTAAGTAAGGCGGTATTCGGAGACGGATGTATCATTATGGCAGATAAAATAGAAAATTCTGTGATTGGAAACCGTACAAGAGTTGATAAAGGAAGCACGATTGTAAATTCTTATATTATGGGAGCCGATTTTTATCAAAATACTTTAGAGATTGTAGATAACGACCGAAAAGGTTTACCCAACATGGGAATCGGAAAATATTGCTATATCGAAAAAGCGATTTTAGATAAAAACTGCTACATCGGCGACAATGTAAGAATTATTGGAGGAAAACATCTTCAGGATGGTGATTACGGAACACATTCGGTACAGGACGGAATTGTTGTGGTGAAAAAAGGTGCAATGCTTCCTCCGGGAACTCATATCGGATAA
- a CDS encoding glycogen synthase: protein MTIFHLSTECYPVAKVGGLADVVGALPKYQNKIKDVNAKVVMPWYNKHFVYDYDFEIVFDGFIHQGSNMLQVQVLKETTDVLGFELFMVKIPGLLDRENPYGYADENFQFLAFQHGVLHWLSAMKIRPDVLHCHDYHTGLVPFMIENCYEFEFLKGVKTVGTIHNGEYQGMMSWDMVSYMPAFDHYKWGLLDWNGLINPLASMIKCCGAFTTVSEGYLEELFVSFRGLESLVREEFSKAYGIINGIDTDVWNPQTDPMIDFNFNTKNVLKTKKKNKIKLCKEYGLNPDLPLFAFIGRFATEKGADLLPDLIWRSIKQSFGGLNIMVLGSGNAYIEQQLRELNSVYSNFATDIGYKEHLSHKIYASADFLLMPSRVEPCGLNQMYAMRYGTVPVVSYTGGLRDTVKDITTGGSGLNFTYPGVDDIIHAMSRALNIYKDKAKMDELILSNMKFDFAWEKSAEKYLTLYKN, encoded by the coding sequence ATGACAATATTTCACCTCAGTACAGAATGTTATCCCGTAGCAAAAGTTGGCGGACTTGCAGATGTGGTCGGTGCTTTACCAAAATATCAGAATAAAATAAAAGACGTCAATGCAAAAGTGGTAATGCCTTGGTACAACAAGCATTTTGTGTATGATTATGATTTTGAAATAGTTTTTGACGGTTTTATTCATCAGGGATCCAATATGCTTCAGGTACAGGTGTTGAAAGAGACTACTGATGTATTGGGATTTGAATTGTTTATGGTGAAAATACCGGGATTACTTGACCGCGAAAATCCTTACGGATATGCAGATGAAAATTTTCAGTTTTTAGCTTTCCAACATGGCGTTCTGCATTGGTTGTCTGCCATGAAAATACGTCCTGATGTTTTGCATTGTCATGATTATCACACAGGTTTGGTTCCTTTTATGATAGAAAACTGTTACGAATTTGAATTTCTGAAAGGCGTTAAAACTGTCGGAACCATTCACAACGGCGAATATCAGGGAATGATGAGTTGGGATATGGTAAGCTATATGCCTGCTTTTGATCATTATAAATGGGGACTTCTGGATTGGAATGGTCTTATCAATCCTTTGGCTAGTATGATTAAATGCTGCGGTGCTTTTACGACAGTTTCGGAGGGTTACCTTGAAGAGTTGTTTGTGAGCTTCAGAGGTCTTGAAAGTTTAGTAAGAGAAGAGTTCTCTAAAGCATACGGGATTATCAACGGTATCGATACCGATGTCTGGAATCCTCAGACCGATCCGATGATCGATTTTAATTTTAACACTAAAAACGTTTTAAAAACGAAGAAAAAAAATAAAATTAAACTTTGTAAGGAATATGGCTTAAATCCTGATCTTCCTTTATTTGCATTTATCGGAAGATTTGCCACAGAAAAAGGTGCCGATTTGCTGCCGGATCTAATCTGGAGAAGCATAAAGCAAAGTTTTGGAGGGTTAAATATTATGGTGCTTGGCTCAGGTAATGCTTATATAGAACAACAGTTGAGAGAGCTTAATTCTGTATACTCGAATTTTGCCACAGATATAGGATATAAAGAACATCTTTCTCACAAAATTTACGCTTCGGCAGATTTTTTGTTGATGCCTTCTAGAGTTGAACCTTGTGGTCTCAATCAGATGTATGCGATGCGTTACGGAACTGTTCCTGTCGTAAGCTACACCGGCGGATTGAGAGATACTGTAAAAGATATTACAACCGGAGGTTCCGGCTTGAATTTTACTTACCCAGGGGTAGATGATATCATTCACGCAATGAGCCGTGCTTTGAATATTTATAAAGACAAAGCGAAAATGGATGAATTGATTTTGTCTAATATGAAATTTGACTTTGCATGGGAAAAATCAGCAGAAAAGTATTTAACACTATATAAAAATTAA
- the glgB gene encoding 1,4-alpha-glucan branching protein GlgB — protein sequence MNFVKTYTLFTDHDVYLFKEGKHYKLYEKFGAHSVEKDGVKGVYFSVWAPNAKKVSVIGNFNNWNHREHILFPRWDQSGIWEGFIPALSWGTLYKYAIETAQGQILEKSDPYALSWEQNLQAASMVSTNWYEWEDKEWLEKRWKKNSLDAPISVYEIHLASWMRNEDHPELFLNYRDIAAKLVTYITEMGFTHVEFMPVMEYPYDPSWGYQITGFFAATSRFGSPQDLMFLINELHKNNIGVILDWVPSHFPGDANGLHRFDGSYLYEHEDPRKGFHPDWKSYIFNYGRNEVKSFLISNAVFWLDRYHADGLRVDAVTSMLHLDYSRNEGEWEPNIFGENVNLEAKTFLQEFNTAVYKEFGDNIITIAEESSDFPMLTKPVHDGGVGFGMKWMMGWMHDTLFYFKEDPADRKNHHHKLTFSSMYMYNENYMIPLSHDEVVHGKASLIYKMKGDEWQKFANLRALYVYMFTHPGAKLLFMGDEFGQTNEWNFKKSLDWHLLQYTVHKGLQTLVKDLNHLYKSETALFENQFNQNGFEWVEANDQDNSVYIYLRKGKKRDDVFMVILNLTPNVLDYKVGVNSGTQWEVVLNSDDEKYSGSGVVANIFREDRDEWMNRPKSISLNLPPLSGIVLRQRKDKNYKLNRIKQHKK from the coding sequence ATGAATTTTGTAAAAACCTACACCCTTTTTACGGATCACGATGTATATCTTTTCAAAGAAGGTAAACATTACAAGCTCTATGAAAAGTTTGGTGCGCATTCTGTTGAAAAAGACGGAGTAAAGGGGGTTTATTTTTCGGTTTGGGCTCCGAATGCGAAAAAAGTGTCTGTTATAGGGAACTTTAACAACTGGAATCACCGTGAACATATTCTTTTTCCCAGATGGGATCAATCCGGTATCTGGGAGGGTTTTATTCCTGCGCTTTCGTGGGGTACACTTTATAAATATGCGATAGAAACAGCTCAGGGACAGATTTTAGAAAAAAGCGATCCTTATGCATTAAGCTGGGAACAAAACCTTCAGGCAGCTTCCATGGTTTCTACCAACTGGTACGAATGGGAAGATAAGGAATGGCTCGAAAAACGCTGGAAGAAAAACAGTCTAGATGCGCCTATTTCTGTTTATGAAATACATTTAGCTTCATGGATGCGAAATGAAGATCATCCTGAATTATTTTTAAATTATAGAGATATAGCCGCAAAGCTGGTTACGTATATTACCGAAATGGGTTTTACGCATGTAGAATTTATGCCTGTAATGGAGTATCCGTATGATCCGAGTTGGGGATATCAGATAACCGGTTTTTTTGCCGCAACCTCTCGCTTCGGCTCTCCGCAGGATTTAATGTTTCTGATTAATGAACTTCACAAAAATAATATTGGCGTTATTTTAGATTGGGTTCCTTCGCATTTTCCGGGTGATGCCAATGGTTTGCATCGTTTTGACGGTTCTTATTTATATGAACATGAAGATCCGAGAAAAGGGTTTCATCCGGATTGGAAATCATATATTTTTAATTATGGGCGAAATGAAGTGAAGTCTTTCCTGATCTCAAATGCAGTGTTCTGGCTAGATCGTTATCATGCAGATGGGCTTCGGGTAGATGCAGTAACGTCTATGCTTCATCTGGATTACTCAAGAAATGAAGGTGAATGGGAACCTAATATTTTTGGTGAAAACGTAAATCTTGAAGCGAAAACTTTCCTACAGGAATTTAATACTGCCGTTTATAAAGAATTCGGAGATAATATAATAACCATTGCAGAAGAAAGTTCAGATTTTCCAATGCTGACAAAACCTGTGCACGACGGTGGCGTAGGATTTGGAATGAAATGGATGATGGGCTGGATGCATGATACTTTATTTTACTTTAAAGAAGATCCTGCAGACCGAAAAAACCATCACCACAAGCTCACTTTTTCGTCGATGTACATGTATAATGAAAATTATATGATTCCGCTTTCACATGATGAAGTGGTGCATGGAAAAGCCAGTTTGATCTACAAGATGAAAGGTGACGAATGGCAGAAATTTGCCAATCTCAGAGCCTTGTATGTTTATATGTTTACCCATCCCGGAGCAAAATTGCTTTTTATGGGAGATGAATTCGGGCAAACCAACGAATGGAATTTTAAGAAAAGCTTAGATTGGCATTTATTGCAATATACGGTACATAAAGGTTTGCAAACTTTAGTGAAAGATTTGAATCATCTTTATAAAAGCGAAACAGCACTTTTTGAAAATCAGTTTAACCAAAATGGTTTTGAATGGGTTGAAGCCAACGATCAGGATAATTCCGTTTATATTTATTTAAGAAAAGGGAAGAAAAGAGATGATGTTTTTATGGTGATCTTAAATCTTACGCCTAATGTTTTAGATTATAAAGTTGGCGTAAATTCAGGCACACAATGGGAAGTGGTTCTTAATTCTGATGATGAAAAATATAGTGGAAGCGGAGTAGTTGCCAATATTTTCAGAGAAGATCGTGATGAATGGATGAATCGTCCAAAATCAATCAGTCTCAATCTTCCGCCACTTTCAGGAATAGTTTTAAGACAGAGAAAAGATAAAAATTATAAATTAAATAGGATTAAACAACATAAAAAATGA
- a CDS encoding alpha/beta hydrolase, whose translation MKFTLNTAEKDSRPIFITGNFNKWNPKDYNFQLDISDESTYSIEIDDQLLPDEIEYKFTKGGWENVELDQYGNITPNRKIQKHSAKAIDFVEKWRLNWGPFKDEFFPIVEIISEEFYIPQLERYRKVWALLPYDYYISDKKYPVLYLQDAQNLFNEGSKYGNWEIDKKLSILAEYGRGDVIVIAVEHGSEDRIKEYIFDNDNITKGSEGKKYIRFIADTLKPFVDDHYRTKKDRENTGIGGSSLGALISIYSGFLYPEVYSKLLIFSPSLWVEPNNRFPMMSFKIPYKMKIYLYGGEKEGSKMVKRIQLFENYLERWEKKNLFDFEFKTNINPEGSHSEFHWSQEFPRAIEWLFYNNTENPVEVKPHQDTIKN comes from the coding sequence ATGAAATTTACACTCAATACGGCAGAAAAAGACAGCAGACCTATTTTTATCACCGGAAATTTTAATAAATGGAACCCGAAAGATTACAATTTTCAACTCGATATTTCGGATGAAAGTACATACAGCATTGAGATTGATGATCAGTTGCTTCCGGATGAGATCGAATACAAATTCACAAAAGGAGGCTGGGAAAATGTAGAATTAGACCAATACGGAAATATTACGCCAAACCGGAAAATCCAGAAACATTCGGCAAAAGCTATTGATTTTGTAGAAAAATGGAGACTCAACTGGGGACCTTTCAAAGACGAGTTTTTCCCTATTGTTGAAATTATATCTGAAGAGTTTTACATTCCACAGCTGGAGCGTTACCGCAAAGTCTGGGCACTTCTTCCCTACGATTATTATATTTCAGATAAAAAATATCCCGTGCTTTATCTTCAGGATGCGCAGAATTTATTTAACGAAGGAAGTAAGTACGGAAATTGGGAAATCGACAAAAAACTATCTATACTTGCTGAATACGGTCGTGGAGACGTTATCGTAATTGCGGTAGAACACGGCAGTGAAGACCGAATTAAGGAATATATTTTTGATAACGACAATATCACAAAAGGTTCCGAAGGAAAAAAATACATCCGTTTTATTGCAGATACATTAAAACCTTTCGTTGACGATCATTACCGCACCAAAAAAGACCGTGAAAACACAGGAATCGGCGGAAGTTCTTTAGGCGCTTTAATCAGTATCTATAGCGGATTTTTATATCCAGAAGTTTATTCAAAACTGTTGATTTTTTCGCCTTCACTTTGGGTGGAACCCAACAACAGATTTCCGATGATGAGTTTTAAAATTCCCTATAAAATGAAAATTTATTTGTACGGAGGCGAAAAGGAAGGTTCTAAAATGGTAAAAAGAATCCAGCTATTCGAAAATTATCTGGAAAGATGGGAAAAGAAAAATCTTTTTGATTTTGAATTTAAAACTAATATAAATCCCGAAGGTTCTCACAGCGAATTTCACTGGTCTCAGGAATTTCCGAGGGCAATCGAATGGTTGTTTTATAATAATACCGAAAACCCTGTAGAAGTAAAACCTCATCAAGACACTATTAAAAATTAG
- a CDS encoding M17 family metallopeptidase, with amino-acid sequence MKLFNKKNKQYTQIFQLFTEETWDLHSKNFNKNITLLFAGKKHEIFIETSEETIIYYIGLGKETLQNFEFQQIGMKFSQTQKKNIQTVPTLLISEFINEKQFEDFAKGMLLGTYAYPFDKNHPFWNESFELHFGNLSQKKLETISLRIDAICEGQAACQDWLNKPANLKKPEIFNTYLKNLAKKNQLKYTVFNRKKCEELGLGAFLSVNQGSAYDAAFTILEYKTTEKNAKTFGLVGKCVLFDTGGISIKASDNMHYMKSDMGGATAVIGALIYASQMKLPVNITAILPITDNAVSENAYLPSDVITAYNGKTIEVLNTDAEGRMTLADGLSYLSKNYKTDILIDLATLTGSSVRMFGDTCGAMFSNNEDLKNMLLKTGDKTNQRLWNLPLWDVWLDDFKSDVADFKNISMKPLGDCIIAAKFLEQFIEGHPNWAHLDIAGVAFGNVGYAKDKAATGFGVQLLADLIENYH; translated from the coding sequence ATGAAATTATTCAACAAAAAAAATAAACAGTACACACAGATCTTTCAATTATTTACAGAAGAAACCTGGGATTTACATTCTAAAAATTTCAACAAAAATATAACACTGCTTTTCGCAGGTAAAAAACACGAAATTTTCATTGAAACAAGTGAAGAAACTATTATTTATTATATAGGTCTAGGAAAAGAAACTTTACAGAATTTTGAATTTCAACAGATTGGAATGAAATTTTCTCAGACTCAGAAAAAAAATATACAAACCGTTCCTACCCTATTGATCTCTGAATTTATTAATGAAAAACAGTTTGAAGATTTCGCAAAAGGAATGCTCTTGGGAACTTACGCCTATCCATTTGATAAAAATCATCCTTTTTGGAACGAGTCTTTTGAGCTTCACTTCGGAAATTTAAGTCAGAAAAAACTCGAAACTATTTCTTTAAGAATAGATGCCATTTGCGAAGGACAAGCAGCTTGTCAGGATTGGCTTAATAAACCAGCTAATTTAAAAAAGCCTGAAATTTTCAATACTTATCTTAAAAATCTAGCCAAGAAAAACCAGTTGAAATATACCGTTTTTAATAGAAAAAAATGCGAAGAATTGGGTCTGGGAGCTTTCCTTTCGGTAAATCAGGGAAGTGCTTACGATGCGGCTTTTACAATTTTAGAATATAAAACAACGGAGAAAAATGCCAAAACTTTCGGGCTTGTAGGAAAATGCGTTTTATTTGATACAGGAGGAATATCCATTAAGGCGTCAGACAATATGCACTACATGAAATCTGATATGGGAGGCGCAACAGCCGTGATTGGTGCGCTCATTTATGCATCACAAATGAAACTTCCCGTTAACATTACCGCGATTTTACCGATTACTGACAACGCAGTTTCAGAAAATGCCTATTTACCCAGCGATGTAATTACTGCTTACAACGGAAAAACAATTGAAGTTTTAAACACCGATGCAGAAGGCAGAATGACTCTTGCAGATGGTTTATCTTATCTTTCAAAAAATTACAAAACTGATATTTTGATCGATCTTGCAACCCTTACAGGAAGTTCTGTAAGGATGTTTGGAGATACTTGCGGGGCAATGTTTTCGAACAATGAAGACTTGAAAAACATGTTGCTTAAAACAGGTGATAAAACCAATCAACGCCTTTGGAATCTACCTTTATGGGATGTTTGGTTGGATGATTTCAAATCTGATGTTGCCGATTTTAAAAATATATCAATGAAGCCTCTCGGTGACTGTATTATTGCTGCGAAATTTTTGGAGCAGTTCATCGAAGGTCATCCAAACTGGGCACATCTCGACATTGCAGGAGTGGCGTTTGGAAACGTAGGATATGCTAAAGATAAAGCAGCAACCGGCTTTGGAGTACAACTATTGGCCGATTTAATTGAAAATTATCATTAA
- a CDS encoding ATP-grasp domain-containing protein: protein MKEKTIVCISCYYKGYDFMDEMKKLGNKIILITSENLKDKNWPWHAVDEVFYMPELKPSVWNLDHLIQGFSHLMKSRKVDAVIALDDYDVEKAALIRETFRIPGMGQTTHRYFRDKLAMRQKAKDSAINVPEFIAVFNDQEVKDFFDKVSPPWVLKPRSEASASGIKKLKNQEELWEALEKLGEERHLFLLESFKPGDVYHVDSLTFNKEIVFTSASKYLAPPMQVSHEGGVFRTKTLGRYSEEFKALEEANAKVLSNFGLQNGATHTEFIRGKEDGKWYFLETSSRVGGAHIPDLVEASSNINIWREWAKIEDALLRGNHYEVSKPTGYYSGLIVALIKDLAPNYKDFECEEVVKFLPIDYHVGIVYKSSDSAIVQERLDFAAEKIHAEMLNVLPPKDKPSS, encoded by the coding sequence ATGAAGGAGAAAACCATCGTGTGCATTTCGTGCTACTATAAAGGTTACGATTTTATGGATGAGATGAAAAAACTCGGAAATAAAATTATCCTCATTACGTCGGAGAATTTAAAAGACAAAAACTGGCCATGGCACGCTGTTGATGAAGTTTTCTACATGCCCGAACTTAAACCTTCGGTTTGGAATCTCGACCACCTTATTCAGGGCTTCTCTCATTTGATGAAAAGTCGAAAAGTAGATGCGGTTATCGCCTTAGATGATTATGATGTTGAAAAAGCAGCTCTGATTCGTGAGACATTCCGTATCCCCGGAATGGGACAGACAACGCATCGTTATTTCAGAGACAAACTGGCCATGCGGCAGAAAGCAAAAGATTCCGCAATCAATGTTCCTGAATTCATCGCCGTGTTTAATGATCAGGAAGTAAAAGATTTCTTTGATAAAGTTTCTCCGCCCTGGGTTTTAAAACCACGATCAGAAGCTTCGGCCTCAGGAATCAAAAAGTTAAAAAATCAGGAAGAACTTTGGGAAGCACTTGAAAAGCTTGGCGAAGAGAGACATCTATTTCTTCTTGAAAGCTTTAAACCCGGTGACGTTTATCACGTTGACAGCTTAACATTTAATAAAGAAATTGTCTTTACCTCGGCTTCAAAATATCTTGCTCCTCCGATGCAGGTCTCTCACGAAGGTGGCGTTTTCCGCACCAAAACTTTAGGTAGATATTCTGAAGAATTCAAAGCTTTAGAAGAAGCCAATGCGAAAGTTTTATCGAATTTCGGTTTACAAAACGGGGCTACTCACACAGAGTTTATTCGTGGTAAAGAAGATGGAAAATGGTATTTCCTTGAAACCTCTTCAAGAGTGGGAGGCGCTCATATTCCTGATTTAGTCGAGGCTTCGAGCAATATTAATATTTGGCGAGAATGGGCAAAAATTGAAGATGCGCTTTTAAGAGGCAATCATTATGAAGTTTCAAAACCTACAGGATATTATTCAGGATTAATTGTCGCATTGATTAAAGATTTAGCTCCCAATTATAAGGATTTTGAGTGTGAGGAGGTCGTAAAATTTCTTCCAATTGATTATCATGTAGGAATTGTTTACAAATCAAGCGATTCTGCTATTGTTCAGGAAAGATTAGATTTTGCAGCAGAAAAGATTCACGCTGAAATGCTGAATGTACTTCCTCCGAAAGACAAACCATCAAGCTAA
- a CDS encoding alpha/beta hydrolase-fold protein: MPHIEHTDYYSHILGTSLKVEITGHYGYPIIMFPTSQGLYTQNHDFHLNSSINYFIEQGKVKLYNIQTIDSWSFYDEKISPQQRIRNYEKYVQFLIQEFVPYIQKIHQVHRVAIAGASFGGYHAANFAFRFPDVISHLFCLSGAFSIRNFMDGYDDDLVYFNCPREFVKNDEAWKYKHMHIVLSTSDEDICKDKNVEMAAILASKGIDFWYDEKRWINHDWPLWRMTFPTYIGTFF; the protein is encoded by the coding sequence ATGCCACACATAGAACATACTGATTATTACTCACACATATTAGGAACAAGCCTAAAAGTAGAAATTACAGGACATTATGGCTATCCGATTATTATGTTTCCGACTTCTCAGGGTTTATATACTCAAAACCATGATTTTCACCTGAACAGCAGTATCAATTATTTTATTGAGCAGGGAAAAGTGAAACTATACAATATACAGACGATTGATTCTTGGAGTTTTTATGACGAAAAAATTTCGCCTCAGCAAAGAATCAGAAATTATGAAAAATACGTGCAGTTTCTGATTCAGGAGTTTGTTCCTTATATTCAAAAGATTCATCAAGTACATCGTGTTGCTATTGCAGGAGCGAGTTTCGGGGGTTATCATGCAGCGAATTTTGCATTCAGATTTCCTGATGTGATTTCGCATTTATTCTGTCTTTCGGGCGCATTCAGCATCAGAAATTTTATGGATGGATATGATGATGACCTCGTTTATTTTAACTGTCCGAGAGAGTTTGTGAAAAATGATGAGGCATGGAAATACAAACACATGCATATTGTTTTGAGCACCTCAGATGAAGACATCTGTAAAGATAAAAATGTGGAAATGGCAGCTATTTTAGCCTCCAAAGGAATTGATTTCTGGTACGATGAAAAAAGATGGATCAATCACGACTGGCCTCTCTGGAGAATGACTTTCCCAACATATATAGGCACATTTTTCTAA
- a CDS encoding ATP-grasp domain-containing protein, whose translation MAKKVGILFGMEDTFPWAFIDKVNELGKGEIIAEAVNIDKLEQGADYGYAVIIDRISQDVPFYRAYLKNAALNGTYVINNPFWWSADEKFFNNALMTKLGIPLPKTVLLPSHERPTDTSETSFRNLKFPHDWEYIFDYVGFPAYMKPHDGGGWKSVYRVENPQDLWDKLSETEQLVMMVQEEIVFQDYYRVYCLGQKYVHIMPYEPRNAPHLRYETTHQTEGEDLKKLLKTIHDYTIKMNQALGYDFNTVEFAVKDGIPYAIDFCNPAPDADKNSVGEENFAWIVEHSAKLAIEKAKEYVPGKPNISWGTFVKDSVK comes from the coding sequence ATGGCAAAAAAAGTAGGAATTTTATTCGGGATGGAAGACACTTTTCCGTGGGCATTTATTGATAAAGTAAACGAGCTCGGAAAGGGAGAAATTATCGCTGAAGCAGTGAATATAGATAAACTGGAACAAGGTGCAGACTACGGATATGCTGTAATTATCGACCGAATTTCCCAGGATGTCCCTTTTTACAGAGCTTATCTGAAAAACGCAGCTTTAAATGGAACCTATGTCATTAATAATCCTTTTTGGTGGAGCGCTGATGAAAAATTCTTCAACAATGCTCTAATGACGAAACTCGGAATTCCTTTGCCTAAAACAGTTTTGCTTCCTTCACATGAAAGACCTACCGACACTTCAGAAACTTCATTCAGAAATTTAAAATTTCCACACGATTGGGAATACATCTTTGATTATGTAGGATTTCCGGCATACATGAAACCTCACGACGGCGGTGGCTGGAAAAGCGTTTACAGAGTAGAAAATCCGCAGGATCTTTGGGATAAACTAAGCGAAACAGAGCAATTGGTCATGATGGTTCAGGAAGAAATTGTATTTCAGGATTATTACAGAGTGTATTGTTTAGGGCAAAAATACGTTCACATCATGCCTTACGAGCCAAGAAATGCACCTCATCTGAGATATGAAACAACGCATCAGACGGAAGGTGAAGATTTAAAAAAACTACTGAAAACAATTCATGATTACACGATTAAAATGAACCAGGCTTTAGGATATGATTTCAACACCGTTGAATTTGCGGTAAAAGACGGAATTCCGTATGCGATTGATTTTTGTAATCCAGCTCCTGATGCAGACAAGAACTCTGTTGGAGAAGAAAATTTCGCATGGATTGTAGAACATTCTGCAAAATTAGCCATTGAAAAAGCTAAAGAATACGTTCCCGGAAAACCTAATATTTCGTGGGGAACCTTTGTAAAAGATTCTGTAAAATAA